The following coding sequences are from one Mytilus trossulus isolate FHL-02 chromosome 8, PNRI_Mtr1.1.1.hap1, whole genome shotgun sequence window:
- the LOC134728205 gene encoding retinal-binding protein-like isoform X2: protein MNEANDNSNNNYKKKPLTTKEENALQQFKELTKDVADQINYDLEKFLRARCFDVKKAEQMLRNSVEFRKTMKVNTLLKEYKSPEVMRKYLTGGFCGHAKDGSPIRVELFGNLDLKGLMRSTKKSDFVKNKLHECEWTVSDWVEQSKKLGRPVDGMTVICDMADIGTSALWIPGIKLHLHLVKVLEDNYPEMLKRLLVINDNYKDLLLSFIDVENLPACYGGTLTDPDGNPNCTTMICQGGPVPEEYYLDNTDLKDQMESVTVPRAGKIYIGAKVDRSFSVLSWEFQTENHDIEFGLFYEENEKYIPIIPVARADSHIVTHDGTYTCEKVGKYFLCFDNEYSWTRSKQLRYTCEVYEPDQTMFSEDVTKLMKDGDVKTLTEKFKSLN from the exons ATGAACGAAGCCAATGATAACTCGAACAACAACTACAAGAAGAAACCTCTAACGACGAAGGAGGAAAACGCACTTCAACAG tTCAAGGAGCTTACGAAAGACGTAGCAGATCAAATAAATTATGATTTGGAAAAGTTTCTTCGAG CTCGTTGTTTTGATGTTAAGAAGGCGGAGCAAATGTTACGAAAT AGTGTTGAATTTAGAAAGACAATGAAAGTCAATACATTATTGAAAGAATACAAATCACCAGAG gtAATGAGAAAATATTTAACTGGGGGATTTTGTGGTCATGCTAAAGATGGTTCACCTATACGTGTAGAATTGTTTGGCAATCTTGATCTTAAAGGGCTGATGCGATCTACAAAGAAATCTgactttgtaaagaataagcTACACGAATGTGAGTGGACTGTGAGTGACTGGGTAGAACAAAGCAAAAAG TTGGGTAGACCAGTAGATGGGATGACAGTTATTTGTGATATGGCAGACATAGGAACATCAGCATTGTGGATTCCag gTATAAAGCTACACCTACATTTAGTAAAGGTGCTGGAAGACAATTATCCTGAAATGTTAAAGAGACTGTTGGTTATAAATG ATAATTACAAAGATTTGCTGTTAAGTTTTATTGATGTCGAAAACTTACCAGCTTGTTATGGTGGTACTTTAACTGATCCGGATGGAAATCCTAATTGTACAACAATG ATTTGCCAAGGTGGACCAGTTCCAGAAGAGTATTACTTAGATAATACAGATTTAAAGGATCAGATGGAATCTGTTACAGTACCGAGAGCTGGGAAAATATACATAGGAGCTAAAGTAGATAGATCATTTAGTGTACTTAG TTGGGAATTTCAAACTGAAAATCACGACATAGAATTCGGACTGTTTTATGAGgaaaatgaaaagtacattCCCATTATTCCTGTGGCAAGAGCTGATAGTCATATTGTAACTCATGATGGCACGTACACCTGTGAAAAAGTTGGAAAAT aTTTCTTGTGTTTCGATAATGAATATAGTTGGACTAGATCAAAGCAACTTCGATATACATGTGAAGTTTATGAGCCTGATCAGACTATGTTTTCAGAAGACGTCACCAAGCTGATGAAGGATGGTGACGTCAAAACATTAACAGAGAAATTCAAATCACTTAATTGA
- the LOC134728205 gene encoding retinal-binding protein-like isoform X1, whose amino-acid sequence MNEANDNSNNNYKKKPLTTKEENALQQFKELTKDVADQINYDLEKFLRARCFDVKKAEQMLRNSVEFRKTMKVNTLLKEYKSPEVMRKYLTGGFCGHAKDGSPIRVELFGNLDLKGLMRSTKKSDFVKNKLHECEWTVSDWVEQSKKLGRPVDGMTVICDMADIGTSALWIPGIKLHLHLVKVLEDNYPEMLKRLLVINAPLIFPLLHKIARPLLSEDTRQKLYVKGDNYKDLLLSFIDVENLPACYGGTLTDPDGNPNCTTMICQGGPVPEEYYLDNTDLKDQMESVTVPRAGKIYIGAKVDRSFSVLSWEFQTENHDIEFGLFYEENEKYIPIIPVARADSHIVTHDGTYTCEKVGKYFLCFDNEYSWTRSKQLRYTCEVYEPDQTMFSEDVTKLMKDGDVKTLTEKFKSLN is encoded by the exons ATGAACGAAGCCAATGATAACTCGAACAACAACTACAAGAAGAAACCTCTAACGACGAAGGAGGAAAACGCACTTCAACAG tTCAAGGAGCTTACGAAAGACGTAGCAGATCAAATAAATTATGATTTGGAAAAGTTTCTTCGAG CTCGTTGTTTTGATGTTAAGAAGGCGGAGCAAATGTTACGAAAT AGTGTTGAATTTAGAAAGACAATGAAAGTCAATACATTATTGAAAGAATACAAATCACCAGAG gtAATGAGAAAATATTTAACTGGGGGATTTTGTGGTCATGCTAAAGATGGTTCACCTATACGTGTAGAATTGTTTGGCAATCTTGATCTTAAAGGGCTGATGCGATCTACAAAGAAATCTgactttgtaaagaataagcTACACGAATGTGAGTGGACTGTGAGTGACTGGGTAGAACAAAGCAAAAAG TTGGGTAGACCAGTAGATGGGATGACAGTTATTTGTGATATGGCAGACATAGGAACATCAGCATTGTGGATTCCag gTATAAAGCTACACCTACATTTAGTAAAGGTGCTGGAAGACAATTATCCTGAAATGTTAAAGAGACTGTTGGTTATAAATG CTCCCTTAATATTTCCGTTACTACATAAAATTGCAAGGCCATTGCTTAGTGAAGATACTCGACAAAAATTATATGTTAAAGGAG ATAATTACAAAGATTTGCTGTTAAGTTTTATTGATGTCGAAAACTTACCAGCTTGTTATGGTGGTACTTTAACTGATCCGGATGGAAATCCTAATTGTACAACAATG ATTTGCCAAGGTGGACCAGTTCCAGAAGAGTATTACTTAGATAATACAGATTTAAAGGATCAGATGGAATCTGTTACAGTACCGAGAGCTGGGAAAATATACATAGGAGCTAAAGTAGATAGATCATTTAGTGTACTTAG TTGGGAATTTCAAACTGAAAATCACGACATAGAATTCGGACTGTTTTATGAGgaaaatgaaaagtacattCCCATTATTCCTGTGGCAAGAGCTGATAGTCATATTGTAACTCATGATGGCACGTACACCTGTGAAAAAGTTGGAAAAT aTTTCTTGTGTTTCGATAATGAATATAGTTGGACTAGATCAAAGCAACTTCGATATACATGTGAAGTTTATGAGCCTGATCAGACTATGTTTTCAGAAGACGTCACCAAGCTGATGAAGGATGGTGACGTCAAAACATTAACAGAGAAATTCAAATCACTTAATTGA